A genomic window from Fusarium oxysporum Fo47 chromosome VIII, complete sequence includes:
- a CDS encoding P-loop containing nucleoside triphosphate hydrolase protein, which produces MALRPIFTATHPRACSTAFERVFMARRDILESVHEPFGDAFYYGPEILSDRFRNDTATREQSGFSQKTYKDVLNEVMDAGKDGKRIFIKDMAYYLMAPDNKPTKVAPSLGEEEPGNPTVLPLEVLKQFQFTFLIRHPRRAIPSYYRCTVPPLDEVTGFYDFMPNEAGYKELVRFFDFLIKENIVDKDNLVVIDADDLLDNPEKTIRLYCEKTGIDFKPEMLEWNDEDCNYATIAFQKWNGWHNDAIKSSALRPRTHHQKTMTTESEDKEWTAKYGPEAQKVIRKTVEDNVADYEYLKQFALPI; this is translated from the exons ATGGCGCTCCGCCCTATCTTTACTGCCACGCACCCACGTGCATGCTCTACGGCCTTTGAGCGG GTCTTCATGGCCCGCCGCGATATCCTAGAGAGCGTTCACGAACCTTTTGGAGATGCCTTCTACTATGGTCCTGAGATCCTCAGTGATCGTTTCAGAAACGACACTGCCACTCGCGAACAGAGTGGTTTCTCGCAAAAGACCTACAAAGACGTCCTCAACGAGGTCATGGATGCGGGCAAAGAT GGCAAGCGAATCTTCATCAAGGACATGGCCTACTACCTCATGGCCCCAGACAACAAGCCTACCAAGGTTGCGCCGTCTCTGGGCGAGGAAGAGCCCGGCAACCCAACTGTTTTGCCACTAGAGGTCCTGAAGCAATTCCAATTCACCTTCCTCATCCGCCACCCTCGCCGAGCTATCCCCTCATACTACCGTTGCACGGTGCCGCCTCTGGATGAAGTCACTGGTTTTTATGACTTCATGCCCAATGAGGCCGGTTATAAGGAGCTCGTGCGTTTCTTTGATTTCctgatcaaggagaacatcGTCGATAAGGACAACCTCGTTGTCATCGACGCTGACGATCTTCTCGATAACCCCGAGAAGACCATCCGTCTCTACTGCGAGAAGACGGGTATTGACTTCAAGCCCGAGATGCTCGAGTGGAACGACGAAGATTGCAACTATGCGACCATTGCCTTCCAGAAATGGAATGGCTGGCACAACGATGCTATCAAGAGCTCGGCTCTGAGGCCCCGTACTCATCACCAG aagacgatgaccaCCGAGTCAGAAGATAAGGAATGGACCGCCAAGTATGGTCCTGAGGCGCAAAAGGTTATCCGCAAGACGGTCGAGGACAACGTCGCTGATTACGAGTACCTGAAGCAGTTTGCGCTACCTATCTAA
- a CDS encoding transcriptional regulation of mitochondrial recombination-domain-containing protein encodes MNTAPTSRLGQLPSYVRIWVRYGHFGKKKDGRGFPPPEGHGEDIWVFGHRRTNQIIYSFDKTLNGFHDLKQLPFNGKKTKPAKLRKDYWSPFAHISFPAGQGSIGRSVFQKLRELKHLHEVAWDDDFRYKNPEEFSEADRKRVAKQQEKGNMDHRPIRTREERGVALNAQKPNSIADIASVLGGAGRGNKIVLSEDAEGAEKKLLDVKVNWANDQDREYAQKWSGNVTHGLFEKPSYISNEPEKKEEKAPEPVAE; translated from the exons ATGAACACGGCACCGACATCTCGACTGGGCCAATTGCCCAGCTACGTACGGATATGGGTGCGATACGGCCATTtcggcaagaagaaggatggcaGAGGATTTCCTCCACCTGAGGGACATGGGGAGGATATCTGGGTATTTGGCCACAGAAGAACGAACCAAATTATTTACAGCTTTGATAAGACGCTAAAC GGTTTCCACGATCTTAAGCAACTCCCATTCAATGGTAAAAAGACAAAACCCGCCAAACTTCGAAAAGACTACTGGTCTCCCTTCGCACACATCTCCTTCCCCGCCGGCCAAGGCTCCATCGGTCGGTCTGTCTTCCAAAAATTGCGCGAGTTGAAGCACCTGCACGAGGTAGCATGGGACGACGACTTTCGATATAAGAACCCCGAAGAGTTCAGTGAAGCCGATCGCAAGCGAGTGGCCAAGCAGCAGGAGAAGGGCAACATGGATCATCGTCCCATCCGAACCAGAGAGGAGCGCGGCGTTGCTCTCAATGCCCAGAAGCCAAACTCCATTGCCGACATAGCGTCTGTTCTGGGCGGCGCTGGCCGCGGCAACAAAATCGTTCTATCAGAAGATGCTGAGGgtgctgagaagaagctcttggatGTTAAGGTAAACTGGGCGAACGACCAGGACAGGGAGTACGCCCAGAAGTGGTCTGGAAATGTTACACATGGTCTGTTCGAAAAGCCGAGCTACATTTCGAACGAgcccgagaagaaggaggagaaggcaCCGGAGCCAGTGGCTGAATGA
- a CDS encoding P-loop containing nucleoside triphosphate hydrolase protein, giving the protein MNSRMDFTDRAQKAVEDAMALAEQYGHSQLAPVHLAVSLLDPPPDPSKDQQNGPPPTSTLFRQVVERAHGDPQLFDRALKKTLVRLPSQDPPPEHVSLAPQFHNVLRKAMELQKVQKDTYIGVDHLITALSEDSTIQGPLKEANIPKPKLVQEAVQAIRGTKRVDSKTADTEEENENLAKFTIDMTEMAREKKIDPVIGREEEIRRVVRILSRRTKNNPVLIGEPGVGKTTVIEGLAQRIVNRDVPDNLKSCKLLSLDVGALVAGSKYRGEFEERMKGVLKEITESKDVIILFVDEIHLLMGAGSSGEGGMDAANLLKPMLARGQLHCIGATTLAEYRKYVEKDAAFERRFQQVIVKEPSIPETVSILRGLKERYDRHHRVTILDSALVAAANLAARYLTSRRLPDSAIDLVDEAAAAVRVARESQPEIIDSLERKLRQLMIEIAALEKEKDEASQTRLAQARKDAKNVEEELQPLREKYQSEIKRSEEIHQAKLKLDDLEKRLEDAMNNSEHAKAADLKYGAIPEQEAVIKELEARKAAADAALNATAPTDSGGAMVTDIVTADNINEIVARWTGIPVTRLRTSEKEKLIHMEKVLSKVVVGQKEAVQSVANAIRLQRSGLSNPNQPPSFLFCGPSGTGKTLLTKALAEFLFDDAKAMIRFDMSEYQERHALSRMIGAPPGYVGHDAGGQLTEALRRKPFSILLFDEVEKAAKEVLTVLLQLMDDGRITDGQGRVVDAKNCIVVMTSNLGAEYLVRPGVKEGRVDPGTRELVMTALRNYFLPEFLNRINSVVIFNRLTRKEIRKIVDIRLGEIQKRLEDNGRKVHIDVSEEAKDYLGNSGYSPAYGARPLSRLIEKEVLNRLAILILRNNIRDGEYARVELIDGKIVVLSNHPDSELGEDEDMVDEEDAVDEMLDDMDQDIYD; this is encoded by the coding sequence ATGAATAGCCGCATGGACTTCACAGACCGTGCCCAAAAGGCCGTGGAAGATGCCATGGCCTTGGCTGAACAATACGGCCACTCCCAGCTTGCGCCGGTTCATCTCGCTGTATCTCTGCTCGACCCTCCCCCGGACCCTTCAAAGGATCAACAGAACGGTCCTCCTCCCACAAGCACACTCTTCCGACAAGTCGTTGAGCGAGCACATGGCGATCCTCAACTCTTCGATCGAGCCCTCAAGAAAACCCTCGTTCGACTCCCAAGTCAAGACCCCCCACCTGAGCATGTCTCTTTGGCACCTCAGTTCCACAATGTGCTAAGAAAGGCCATGGAACTGCAGAAGGTACAGAAGGATACATACATTGGCGTGGACCACCTCATCACTGCTCTTTCTGAGGATTCAACCATCCAAGGACCTCTCAAGGAAGCCAACATtcccaagcccaagctgGTACAAGAAGCAGTACAGGCTATTCGGGGAACAAAGCGAGTCGACAGCAAGACGGCTGAtactgaagaggagaatgAGAACCTGGCCAAGTTCACCATTGACATGACTGAAATGGCAcgcgagaagaagatcgaccCCGTCATTGGTCGAGAGGAGGAGATTCGCAGAGTTGTCAGAATTCTCTCTCGACGAACCAAGAACAACCCTGTCCTTATCGGTGAGCCCGGTGTAGGCAAGACCACAGTCATTGAAGGACTGGCACAGCGAATTGTCAACCGTGATGTTCCTGACAACTTGAAGTCATGCAAGCTCCTTTCGCTTGACGTGGGTGCACTTGTCGCTGGCAGCAAGTATCGTGGAGAGTTTGAAGAAAGAATGAAAGGTGTTTTGAAGGAGATTACTGAGTCAAAGGATGTCATCATTCTCTTTGTCGATGAAATCCACCTTCTCATGGGCGCTGGTTCGTCCGGTGAGGGAGGCATGGATGCTGCCAACCTTCTCAAGCCCATGCTTGCCCGTGGCCAGCTACACTGTATCGGTGCGACTACCCTTGCTGAATACCGTAAGTACGTTGAAAAGGATGCCGCCTTCGAACGTCGATTCCAGCAGGTTATTGTCAAGGAACCCAGCATCCCTGAGACGGTCTCTATCCTTCGAGGTCTCAAGGAGCGATATGACCGTCACCACCGAGTCACTATTCTCGACAGCGCTCTCGTAGCTGCCGCTAATCTGGCTGCACGCTACCTTACATCCCGACGACTGCCTGACTCGGCCATCGATCTTGTCGATGAGGCCGCTGCTGCAGTTCGTGTTGCTCGAGAGTCTCAGCCCGAAATTATCGACTCTCTCGAGCGCAAGCTTAGGCAGCTTATGATCGAGATTGCggctcttgagaaggaaaaggacGAGGCATCCCAGACTCGTCTTGCTCAAGCTAGAAAGGATGCTAAGAACGTTGAAGAGGAGTTACAGCCTCTCCGTGAGAAGTATCAGAGCGAGATCAAGCGCAGTGAGGAGATTCACCaagccaagctcaagctcgatGATCTCGAGAAGCGCCTCGAGGATGCCATGAATAACTCTGAGCACGCCAAGGCCGCCGATCTCAAGTATGGTGCCATCCCCGAACAAGAGGCTGTcatcaaggagcttgaggctcGCAAAGCTGCTGCCGACGCCGCTCTTAACGCTACTGCCCCCACGGACTCTGGTGGCGCCATGGTCACCGACATCGTCACCGCAGATAACATCAACGAGATTGTCGCTCGATGGACTGGCATTCCAGTCACTCGCCTGCGTACctctgagaaggagaagctcaTCCACATGGAAAAGGTGCTCAGCAAGGTCGTTGTTGGCCAGAAGGAAGCTGTTCAATCTGTCGCCAACGCCATTCGACTCCAGCGTTCTGGCCTTAGTAATCCCAATCAGCCGCCTAGCTTCCTTTTCTGCGGTCCATCGGGTACCGGAAAGACCCTTCTGACCAAGGCCCTGGCCGAATTTCTGTTCGACGACGCCAAGGCAATGATCCGCTTTGATATGTCTGAATACCAGGAGAGACATGCGCTGAGCCGCATGATTGGTGCGCCTCCTGGATACGTTGGACATGATGCCGGTGGTCAGCTCACTGAGGCTCTCCGCCGCAAGCCATTCTCAATCTTGCTCTTTGACgaggttgagaaggctgccaAGGAAGTTCTCACTGTCCTTCTCCAGCTCATGGACGATGGGCGTATCACTGACGGCCAAGGCAGAGTCGTTGACGCCAAGAACTGCATCGTGGTTATGACCTCTAACCTGGGTGCAGAATACCTTGTTCGACCTGGCGTGAAGGAGGGTCGTGTCGACCCCGGTACTCGTGAGTTGGTTATGACCGCCTTACGCAACTACTTCTTGCCTGAGTTCCTCAACCGCATCAACTCGGTTGTCATCTTCAACCGTCTCACACGCAAGGAGATTCGCAAGATTGTCGATATTCGGCTTGGCGAGATCCAGAAACGACTCGAAGACAATGGCCGAAAGGTCCATATCGACGTGTcggaagaagccaaagattACCTTGGCAACAGTGGGTACTCACCGGCTTATGGTGCTCGACCTCTCTCTCGTCTTATCGAGAAGGAGGTCCTCAACCGTCTTGCTATTCTCATCCTGCGCAACAACATCCGCGATGGCGAATACGCGCGTGTTGAGCTCATTGATGGCAAGATTGTTGTGCTTTCCAACCATCCCGACAGTGAGcttggagaggatgaagatatggttgatgaagaggatgcaGTCGACGAGATGTTGGATGACATGGATCAAGACATCTACGACTAA
- a CDS encoding PIG-X, with protein sequence MRERVTFIHNDYTLDPEELDNQEAGLLGPQIESVRQDKLTIPFDELPSELTDILQEYEALHIRWASPVKSETLDPFTSRISPGLHVYVTPESPNSCNPTKLCGWLQRFGPLACSKPEAFTEFKQPATSTAPNFSFHQALEDLHSFITVSSQEFCPELDTVCNARLRSLLTATSLDLSFDKSTKALVASALWPLRPQTVAVPASTERRVEVGIFVDDRSQPNIKENELGVAGVLSVLGDKKKPSPTIFTFPARHRRDESVFTSRFLTPTGLHPTLQLSFSSNKPPSAEGECAPYAFLTLPKTIFTDRYQLGDDLFLASKNLTALRYTTLPVDLEAPAYATEAWGSSILLELAPPTSEEGQPWNVEIPLHLRYLKPSVTGQAEAEVPYPAVFWACSSGEETLENPFDRLHIGYDNLFPRDTAFWHVTPQPEGGSRLMNRVTVPVLKLEGIDTIRSGTAIAVSLGFAWVLWKLVGVMLKFEKPVLKKIAPKRSKQTKKA encoded by the exons ATGCGTGAGCGTGTCACGTTTATCCACAACGACTATACCCTTGATCCTGAGGAGTTGGACAACCAAGAAGCTGGATTACTTGGGCCTCAAATCGAATCAGTTCGTCAGGATAAACTCACTATCCCCTTCGACGAGTTGCCTAGTGAGCTCACCGATATACTCCAAGAGTATGAGGCTCTCCATATCAGATGGGCTAGCCCTGTCAAATCCGAGACACTCGACCCTTTCACTTCACGAATTTCACCAGGGCTTCATGTCTATGTGACTCCGGAATCCCCAAACTCATGTAACCC AACAAAACTTTGTGGCTGGCTCCAGAGGTTTGGGCCACTGGCCTGTTCAAAGCCAGAG GCTTTCACTGAGTTTAAGCAACCAGCTACCTCCACAGCCCCGAACTTCTCATTTCATCAAGCACTGGAAGATCTACACTCCTTCATAACTGTTAGCTCTCAGGAGTTCTGCCCTGAACTGGACACCGTTTGTAACGCCCGACTACGAAGCTTGTTGACCGCGACTAGCTTGGACTTGTCCTTTGATAAGTCTACAAAAGCTCTTGTCGCTTCTGCACTATGGCCTCTTCGACCTCAAACCGTTGCTGTTCCTGCATCAACTGAAAGAAGGGTCGAAGTTGGCATTTTTGTCGACGACCGCTCGCAACCAAACATAAAGGAGAATGAACTTGGTGTCGCTGGCGTTCTATCCGTACTTGGCGACAAGAAAAAGCCTTCGCCAACCATCTTCACCTTCCCAGCCCGACACCGTCGAGATGAATCTGTCTTTACATCTAGATTTCTCACACCCACAGGGCTTCACCCAActcttcagctcagcttcagctctaACAAGCCTCCAAGCGCTGAGGGCGAGTGTGCGCCATACGCATTCTTGACATTACCCAAGACCATATTTACGGATCGTTATCAACTAGGAGACGATTTGTTCCTGGCTTCCAAGAACTTGACAGCTTTGCGATACACAACTCTACCCGTGGACTTGGAAGCACCAGCATATGCCACTGAGGCATGGGGGTCCAGTATTCTGCTTGAGCTCGCGCCACCTACCTCTGAAGAAGGGCAGCCGTGGAATGTTGAGATCCCTCTTCACCTGCGATACCTTAAGCCTTCAGTGACTGGCCAAGCCGAGGCCGAGGTTCCCTATCCTGCTGTCTTCTGGGCATGCTCCTCAGGGGAGGAGACGCTGGAGAACCCATTTGATCGTCTCCATATTGGCTATGACAATCTTTTCCCTCGAGACACTGCCTTCTGGCACGTCACCCCTCAACCAGAAGGTGGGAGCAGACTTATGAACCGTGTCACCGTCCCTGTCCTTAAGCTCGAGGGCATAGATACAATCAGGTCAGGCACGGCAATTGCTGTTTCGCTAGGTTTCGCCTGGGTACTGTGGAAGCTGGTCGGTGTTATGCTGAAGTTTGAAAAGCCAgtgctcaagaagatcgccCCAAAGAGGTCTAAACAAACCAAGAAAGCTTGA
- a CDS encoding aspartic peptidase domain-containing protein produces MKSIQLSSLIFSLLSLTEGISLNKRDNGLEPRVMSVEIQRRTISDPISNDRRRLRKRDGTIDIGIDNEQSLYFLNASLGTPPQDFRLHLDTGSSDLWVNAQGSKLCSTHANICSESGLYSPNKSSTYEYLNSDFNISYADGSGASGDYATETFRMGSVKLEDLQFGIGYVTSDNEGVLGIGYKSNEAQVGQLNRDAYDNLPAKLASKGLIASNAYSLYLNDLESATGTILFGGVDQEQYTGDLVTLPINKINGEFAELSITLQSVSADSETIADNLDLAVILDSGSTLSYLPATLTSDIYDIVGAQYEEGESVAYVPCDLGNDSGNLTFKFKDPAEISVPLSELVLDFTDVTGRQLSFDNGQAACTFGIAPTTGDISILGDTFLRSAYVVFDLENNEISLAQSNFDATKSHILEIGTGKHPVPTATGSGSSDNKENAAASLAPLGGDAAISMVAGAFALGMTAYIELAASWLFKNSKGRDARAFFTTPAFAEHPEPTLAVTSPDCGPDGATLGKDYMHGDQHKFPELSWDPHSGVKEWLLVSEDPDAPLTTPICHGIYLGIPSEKTRVVESDFEPVEKSSTRLAGGFYYGASRNGSIYIAPRPLLNHGIHRLIGLNEPLDEKFKTSKPNRDQVAEAINGKVVVWGRWMGQCERRWE; encoded by the exons ATGAAGTCCATTCAACTATCCTCCTTAATATTCTCTCTACTATCACTCACTGAAGGAATTTCTCTTAACAAGAGAGACAATGGCCTCGAGCCTCGTGTTATGAGCGTGGAGATTCAGAGGCGGACAATATCTGATCCTATTTCCAACGATCGAAGACGTCTTCGCAAGAGAGACGGGACAATAGACATTGGTATTGACAATGAA CAATCTCTTTACTTCCTCAATGCATCATTGGGAACGCCACCTCAAGATTTCCGTCTTCATCTCGACACTGGAAGCAGTGATCTATGGGTCAACGCACAAGGCTCAAAACTGTGTTCTACTCACGCCAATATATGCAGCGAATCTGGTCTATACAGTCCTAACAAGTCGTCGACTTATGAGTATTTGAACAGcgacttcaacatctcatATGCCGATGGCTCTGGTGCTTCCGGAGACTATGCTACCGAGACGTTCCGCATGGGTAGTGTAAAGCTTGAAGATTTACAGTTTGGTATCGGATATGTTACATCTGACAACGAAGGCGTCCTTGGTATCGGATACAAGAGCAATGAAGCTCAGGTCGGCCAACTCAACCGAGACGCTTACGATAACTTGCCGGCCAAGTTGGCTTCCAAAGGTCTCATCGCTTCTAATGCGTACAGCTTGTATCTGAACGACCTCGAGTCTGCCACCGGAACCATCCTATTTGGAGGCGTGGACCAGGAGCAGTATACCGGCGATCTAGTCACTCTCCCCATCAACAAGATTAACGGCGAGTTTGCCGAGCTCTCCATCACACTACAGAGCGTCAGCGCAGACTCAGAAACTATCGCTgacaaccttgaccttgctgTTATTCTCGACTCTGGCTCAACACTCTCATATCTCCCCGCCACACTTACGTCAGACATATATGATATTGTTGGCGCTCAGTACGAGGAGGGAGAGTCTGTCGCATACGTTCCCTGCGATCTTGGAAACGATTCAGGAAACTTGACGTTCAAGTTCAAAGACCCGGCAGAGATCTCAGTACCGTTGAGCGAGCTGGTCCTTGACTTCACCGATGTGACAGGGCGCCAATTATCCTTCGACAATGGCCAGGCAGCCTGTACTTTTGGAATAGCACCCACGACAGGAGACATTTCTATCTTGGGTGACACGTTTCTCAGAAGCGCCTACGTTGTTTTCGATCTTGAGAATAACGAGATCTCACTAGCACAGAGCAACTTTGACGCTACAAAATCGCATATTCTCGAGATCGGTACCGGAAAGCATCCGGTTCCTACTGCCACTGGTAGTGGTTCTTCTGATAACAAGGAAAATGCCGCTGCGTCACTTGCACCATTAGGAGGCGACGCAGCTATTTCTATGGTTGCTGGGGCCTTTGCTCTCGG AATGACTGCTTATATCGAGCTTGcagcttcttggctcttcaaAAACTCCAAGGGCAGAGATGCAAGAGCTTTCTTCACCACCCCCGCCTTTGCTGAGCATCCAGAGCCTACACTTGCTGTCACATCTCCAGACTGTGGCCCAGATGGTGCAACATTGGGGAAAGACTACATGCACGGTGATCAGCACAAGTTTCCCGAGTTATCCTGGGACCCTCACTCTGGTGTAAAAGAGTGGTTACTTGTGTCTGAGGACCCAGATGCTCCCCTGACAACGCCAATTTGCCATGG AATTTACTTGGGAATACCCTCTGAGAAAACAAGAGTTGTCGAGAGTGACTTTGAGCCTGTTGAAAAGAGTTCCACTCGACTCGCGGGAGGCTTCTACTATGGTGCGAGTCGTAACGGCTCGATCTATATTGCTCCACGGCCACTTCTGAATCATGGCATTCATCGAT TAATTGGTCTAAATGAGCCTTTGGACGAGAAGTTCAAGACCTCCAAACCGAACAGGGATCAAGTCGCAGAAGCCATTAATGGTAAGGTAGTTGTCTGGGGAAGATGGATGGGACAGTGCGAGAGAAGATGGGAGTGa